AGTTTCGTCCGGGACGCCGAGGACGTCTACGAGGTCGGCGAGGTCCTCGAAGAGCAGGGTGCGGATATCCCGATCATCGCGAAGATCGAACGCGCGGGCGCCGTCGAGAACTTGGACGAGATCATCGACGCCGCCTACGGCGTGATGGTCGCGCGCGGGGACTTAGGCGTCGAGTGTCCGATGGAGGACGTCCCGATGATCCAAAAGCGGATCATCCGGGAGTGCCGCGAGGCGGGCCGGCCGGTCATCACGGCCACGGAGATGCTCGACTCGATGGTCCACGCGCGCCGACCGACCCGCGCGGAGGCCTCTGACGTCGCCAACGCCGTCCTCGACGGCACCGACGCGGTCATGCTCTCGGCCGAGACCGCCGTCGGCGACCACCCCGTCGCCGTCGTCGACGCGATGGACAGCATCGTCCGTCAGGTCGAAGAGTCCAACGAGTACGCCGAGTTGCTCGAACAGCGCGTGCCCGGATCGGGCGAGGCGCGGACCGACGCCCTGGCGCGCTCGGCTCGATTCCTCGCGCGGGATATCAGCGCGGATGCGGTCGTCGCCGCGACCGAGTCCGGATATACGGCGCTGAAAACCGCGAAGTACCGTCCCGGCGTGCCGGTCGTCGCCTCGACGCCCAGCCAGGCGGTCCGCCGCCAGCTCGCGCTGACGTGGGGCGTGACGCCGCTGTACGCGCCGGTCTCGGACCAGGGAGCTGACGCCGTCGTCGAGAAGGCCGTCCAGGCGGCCTTGGACGCCGGCATCGCCGAGAGCGGCGACACCGTCGTCGTCCTCTGTGGGATGATGACCGAACTCGAAGGTGCGAACACGACGAACATGCTGAAGGTCCACGTCGCCGCCGAGGCGCTGACGACCGGCCGCGTCGTCGTCGAGGGCCGGGTCACCGGCCCCATCGCGCGGGTGCCGGACGGCGACCTTTCCGTCGTCCCGGACGGCGCGATCCTCGCGCTGCCGACCGAGTTCGACGCGGAGTTCGAGGGCGATACGAGCCGCATCGGCGGGATCGTCGATGCCGAGCGGGGCATGACCGGCTATCCGGCGCTGGTCGCCCGCGAGATGGACATTCCGATGGTCAGCGGCGCAGACCTCGCAGACCTCGCCGCCGGCGACACCGTCACCCTCGACGCCGAACGCGGCGTCGTCTACGGCGGCGAGATCGGCGACCGGACCGAACGACCCTGACCGGAGATCGGGACCGGCGTCGGACGGCGGCCGACGCCCGGGGACCACGGACCACGGCTTTTTGACGGCGGGACTACTACGACCCACTATGACTGACGAGTCGCCCGGGAGCGGCGACGACACCGAGGACCCGTGGCGCGAGTCGTCGACGGATTCGAATATCGAGACGGCGACCGACGCGAGCGGCCCCGGCGCGAGCGGCACCGACACCGGCGAGGACGAGTGGAGCGTGCGCGACGACCGCGACGATGACGGTGATCGCAATCGCATCCCGATCGATCTCTCCGGCTCGCGGGACGACGACTCGGACGAGACGGACGAGACCGGGACCGAAGGCGAATACGTCCCCGAGGACAGTTCGACGCCGATCGAACCGGGCGACCCGGACCTCGAGAACGCGCTGTTCGTCCTTCTGGGCGCGGTCGCGATGGTGCTCGTGCTCGTTCGCCTGGTGATGATTCCGATGGGGTGATCGGCCGGACGACCACACGGGTCGCGGGGCGTCGACTCGACGCCTGAGTTCGCCTGGTGAATCAGGATCGGCGAACCGGAACCTCGTCGCGAGGGTAAAAATCACTCTTGAAACGCGGTAAACATTTAATCGGGAGAAGGCCTAACCTCCGTATATGGTCGAATCCCTCGTGGGGAACGTGCCGTTGTTGCTGCTGGTAGTGGGACTCGCGTTGATGGTGCTCGAAGCCGTTTCGCCGGGGGCGCATCTCATCGTCATCGGGATCGCACTGGTCGGGGCCGGCCTCGTCGGGATGCTCTTCCCGCCCGCGGCGAACGTGCTCGTACTGGCGGGACTGACGCTCGTCATCGGACTCGCCGCGGCCTACGTCTACCGGGAGTTCGACTTCTACGGCGGGAAGGGGACCGCCCAGACGTCGGATTCGAACTCGTTGGCTGGGGCGACGGGCTACGTCACCGAGCCCGTCACGACCCGCAGCGGCGAGGTCAAACTCGACGAGGGCGGGTTCGCGCCCTACTACAGCGCACGGTCCACGAGTGGGACCATCGAGGAGGGCGAGGAGATCATCGTCATCGATCCGGGCGGCGGAAACGTGCTCACGGTCGAATCGCTCGACGCGCTCGGCGAGGACGAGATCGACCGCGCGCTCGCACGAGAGACGGCCGAGACCGACCCGGACGACGAGGGCGGGAACGTGTCGTCCGAAAGCGGAAGCGAAACCGACGCCGACGCCGAGACGGAAACGGAGAAGTCGCGATAGCCGCAGGTGTGCTATTGAAGAACACATGTAGCCGAAATAAGGGAACGCTTTTCTGTCCACCGGCGTAACGGCGAAATATGGTGCCACCACTGATCCCGATGCAGACCGGCGGTGCGTTGCTGTTCGTCGGTGCTCTCGTACTCGTCGTCGTCGTCGCTGCGCTGTTAAGCGCGATCGAGATCGTCGACGCGTACGAGAAGCGCGCCTTGACCGTCTTCGGGGAGTACCGAAAGCTCCTCGAACCGGGGATCAACTTCGTCCCCCCGTTCGTCTCGAACACCTACCGGTTCGACATGCGAACGCAGACGTTAGACGTCCCCCGGCAAGAAGCCATCACCCGAGACAACTCGCCCGTCACGGCCGACGC
This window of the Natrinema salifodinae genome carries:
- the pyk gene encoding pyruvate kinase yields the protein MRNAKIVCTLGPASSDRGTIRDLAAAGMSVARLNASHGSREDRAELIDHVRAVDEDRTEPVAIMLDTKGPEIRTAPLPDGETVSLETDSEIQFVEGEEATPERVGLSVSIDVEPGDRILLDDGLIETTVLEQDGDVIRARVDTGGELGGRKGVNVPGVDLDLDVVTEKDRKDLELAAEKDVDFVAASFVRDAEDVYEVGEVLEEQGADIPIIAKIERAGAVENLDEIIDAAYGVMVARGDLGVECPMEDVPMIQKRIIRECREAGRPVITATEMLDSMVHARRPTRAEASDVANAVLDGTDAVMLSAETAVGDHPVAVVDAMDSIVRQVEESNEYAELLEQRVPGSGEARTDALARSARFLARDISADAVVAATESGYTALKTAKYRPGVPVVASTPSQAVRRQLALTWGVTPLYAPVSDQGADAVVEKAVQAALDAGIAESGDTVVVLCGMMTELEGANTTNMLKVHVAAEALTTGRVVVEGRVTGPIARVPDGDLSVVPDGAILALPTEFDAEFEGDTSRIGGIVDAERGMTGYPALVAREMDIPMVSGADLADLAAGDTVTLDAERGVVYGGEIGDRTERP
- a CDS encoding DUF7312 domain-containing protein, giving the protein MTDESPGSGDDTEDPWRESSTDSNIETATDASGPGASGTDTGEDEWSVRDDRDDDGDRNRIPIDLSGSRDDDSDETDETGTEGEYVPEDSSTPIEPGDPDLENALFVLLGAVAMVLVLVRLVMIPMG
- a CDS encoding NfeD family protein, which codes for MVESLVGNVPLLLLVVGLALMVLEAVSPGAHLIVIGIALVGAGLVGMLFPPAANVLVLAGLTLVIGLAAAYVYREFDFYGGKGTAQTSDSNSLAGATGYVTEPVTTRSGEVKLDEGGFAPYYSARSTSGTIEEGEEIIVIDPGGGNVLTVESLDALGEDEIDRALARETAETDPDDEGGNVSSESGSETDADAETETEKSR